The proteins below come from a single Esox lucius isolate fEsoLuc1 chromosome 7, fEsoLuc1.pri, whole genome shotgun sequence genomic window:
- the yipf5 gene encoding protein YIPF5: MSGSGFDNFNTDFYQSSYSVDDQGQPAGYGYSNTEDPYKQGQYGQYDYSQSVGYAAPGMMQPQTPYTGQIYQPTPAFTPSPAQSMYSSSFDDEPPLLEELGINFDHIWQKTLTVLHPMKAADGNIMNETDLAGPMVFCLAFGATLLLTGKIQFGYVYGISAIGCLGMYCLLNLMSMTGVSFGCVASVLGYCLLPMILLASFGVLFSLQGMLGIIIAATIIGWCSFSASKIFISALAMDGQQLLVAYPCALLYGVFALISVF; the protein is encoded by the exons ATGTCTGGGTCAGGGTTTGACAACTTCAACACTGATTTCTACCAGTCCAGTTACAGTGTGGATGACCAAGGACAGCCTGCTGGATATGGCTACAGTAATACAGAAGACCCCTACAAACA GGGTCAATATGGTCAGTATGACTACTCCCAGTCAGTAGGATATGCAGCTCCAGGGATGATGCAACCCCAGACGCCCTACACAGGCCAGATCTACCAACCCACACCGGCCTTCACACCTTCCCCGGCTCAGTCCATGTACAGCAGCAGCTTTGACGACGAGCCCCCACTGCTGGAGG AATTGGGCATCAACTTTGACCATATCTGGCAGAAGACCCTGACAGTGCTTCATCCTATGAAGGCAGCAGACGGTAACATTATGAACGAGACTGACCTCGCTGGGCCCATGGTCTTTTGCCTGGCCTTCGGAGCCACCTTACTTCTG ACAGGAAAGATCCAGTTTGGCTATGTCTATGGGATCAGTGCCATCGGCTGCCTGGGAATGTATTGTCTCCTCAACCTAATGAGCATGACCGGTGTGTCTTTTGGATGTGTCGCCAGCGTGCTGGGCTACTGCCTGCTTCCCATGATCCTCCTCGCCAGCTTTGGAGTCCTCTTCTCTTTACA AGGCATGCTGGGAATAATAATTGCAGCCACGATAATTGGCTGGTGTAGTTTTTCCGCTTCCAAGATCTTCATCTCAGCCCTGGCCATGGACGGACAGCAGCTCCTGGTGGCGTATCCCTGTGCCCTCCTCTACGGGGTGTTCGCCCTCATCTCCGTCTTCTGA